From one Streptomyces sp. SCSIO 30461 genomic stretch:
- a CDS encoding iron ABC transporter permease yields the protein MPGTSTPARTAKGGRAALLLPLTSALLLTLCALSMAYGALDVPLDQVWHTLAGNPPNSRVNDVIWSVRLPRTVLGLAAGAALGLSGALMQALTRNPLADPGILGVSAGAAFAVVLSVGVLGLGSVYGYIWFAFAGALAASVLVHLLGGLGRSGTTPVKLALAGVAVTSLLFSLTSAVALTDPDALNRYRFWSAGSLADQNQQVLLRVLPFLLVGGVLAIACARGLNSLALGEDVARSLGLGVGSVRVQGVVAVTLLTGGAVAVIGPVVFVGLVVPHIARVLARHTGIGPDHRRLLPLSAVLAPSLLLAADIAGRLIARPEEIQAGVLVAFIGGPFFIAMVRRRRPGPAEL from the coding sequence ATGCCCGGCACGTCGACTCCCGCCCGCACGGCGAAAGGAGGTCGGGCCGCACTGCTGCTCCCGCTCACCAGCGCGCTGCTGCTCACGCTGTGCGCCCTGTCCATGGCGTACGGAGCGCTCGATGTCCCGCTCGACCAGGTCTGGCACACCCTCGCCGGCAACCCGCCCAACTCCCGGGTGAACGACGTGATCTGGTCCGTACGACTCCCGCGCACCGTACTCGGCCTCGCGGCGGGGGCCGCCCTCGGCCTGTCCGGTGCGCTGATGCAGGCACTCACCCGCAACCCGCTCGCGGACCCCGGCATCCTCGGGGTGAGCGCCGGTGCCGCCTTCGCCGTCGTGCTCTCCGTCGGGGTCCTGGGCCTCGGCTCGGTCTACGGGTACATCTGGTTCGCCTTCGCCGGAGCCCTGGCCGCGAGTGTCCTGGTCCATCTGCTGGGCGGACTGGGGCGCTCGGGCACCACCCCGGTCAAACTCGCCCTCGCCGGTGTCGCCGTGACGTCCCTGCTGTTCTCCCTCACCAGCGCCGTCGCGCTCACCGACCCCGACGCCCTCAACCGCTACCGCTTCTGGTCCGCGGGCTCACTGGCCGACCAGAACCAGCAGGTGCTGCTGCGAGTGCTGCCGTTCCTGCTGGTCGGTGGCGTACTCGCGATCGCCTGCGCCCGCGGGCTCAACAGCCTCGCACTCGGCGAGGACGTCGCCAGGTCCCTGGGGCTCGGCGTCGGCTCGGTCCGCGTCCAGGGAGTCGTGGCCGTCACCCTGCTCACCGGTGGTGCCGTCGCCGTCATCGGCCCCGTGGTCTTCGTCGGCCTGGTCGTCCCACACATCGCCCGCGTCCTCGCGCGGCACACGGGAATCGGCCCCGACCACCGCCGTCTGCTGCCCCTCTCGGCAGTGCTCGCCCCCAGCCTGCTGCTCGCCGCAGACATCGCTGGACGCCTCATCGCCCGCCCGGAGGAGATCCAGGCGGGTGTCCTCGTCGCCTTCATCGGAGGGCCGTTCTTCATCGCGATGGTACGCCGCCGCCGACCGGGACCCGCGGAGCTGTGA
- a CDS encoding iron ABC transporter permease — MTTDIAPARRRFDRAPGRLTYRLSVAPVSGVLRPRLLIVCVALGAATAALFWVGLAVGDTPLPFSDVLRALLGSGDPGTQLIVHELRLPRVLAGLLVGIAFGVSGALLQTMTLNPLASPDLMGITQGAGTAVVACIVLGWDPGFGTQALGLLGALTAALVVYLLAWKRGSTGYRIVLVGVGVAWICTSATDYLLARGRQFEAHAALGWLVGNLNGRTWQQIGPLALTLAVLLPAAALLGRLMRTLQLGDDVARGLGTRVQTVRVTVLLCSVGLVAFGTATAGPVAFVALAAPQIAQRLAGTVHPPPLASGLTGAFVVLLSDLAARKVVPGTELPVGIVTGVLGAPVLLWLLIRANRAGSGG, encoded by the coding sequence ATGACGACCGACATCGCACCAGCCAGGCGGCGCTTCGACCGTGCGCCGGGCCGACTCACGTACCGGCTGTCCGTCGCACCCGTCTCGGGTGTGCTGCGCCCCCGGCTGCTCATCGTCTGCGTCGCGCTCGGCGCCGCCACGGCCGCGCTGTTCTGGGTCGGCCTCGCCGTCGGGGACACGCCTCTCCCGTTCTCCGACGTACTGCGGGCGCTGCTGGGCTCCGGAGACCCGGGCACCCAGCTCATCGTGCACGAACTGCGCCTGCCCCGTGTGCTGGCCGGGCTGCTCGTCGGTATCGCCTTCGGCGTCTCCGGAGCCCTGCTCCAGACCATGACGCTCAATCCGCTGGCGAGCCCCGATCTGATGGGCATCACCCAGGGCGCCGGCACCGCCGTCGTCGCCTGTATCGTCCTCGGCTGGGATCCCGGCTTCGGGACCCAGGCCCTGGGGCTGCTGGGCGCGCTCACCGCCGCGCTTGTGGTGTACCTGCTGGCCTGGAAGCGCGGCAGTACCGGATACCGGATCGTCCTCGTCGGCGTCGGCGTCGCCTGGATCTGCACCAGTGCCACCGACTACCTCCTCGCGCGCGGCAGGCAGTTCGAAGCCCACGCGGCGCTCGGCTGGCTCGTCGGCAACCTCAACGGCCGTACCTGGCAGCAGATCGGGCCGCTCGCCCTCACGCTGGCCGTGCTGCTCCCCGCGGCGGCACTGCTCGGACGGCTGATGCGTACGCTCCAACTCGGCGACGATGTCGCCCGGGGCCTCGGCACGCGGGTGCAGACCGTCCGGGTGACCGTGCTGCTGTGCTCCGTCGGCCTGGTGGCCTTCGGCACGGCCACCGCCGGCCCGGTGGCCTTCGTCGCACTCGCCGCCCCCCAGATCGCCCAGCGCCTGGCGGGGACGGTGCACCCACCGCCCCTGGCCTCGGGGTTGACCGGCGCCTTCGTCGTACTGCTCTCCGACCTGGCCGCCCGGAAGGTGGTCCCGGGGACGGAGCTGCCGGTCGGGATCGTCACCGGTGTGCTCGGCGCACCCGTACTGCTGTGGCTGCTCATCCGTGCCAACCGTGCCGGCTCAGGAGGCTGA
- a CDS encoding ABC transporter ATP-binding protein codes for MRASGLRLAYDGRVVVDGLDVAIPAGRVTVIVGANACGKSTLLRALARLLKPRAGAVYLDGRSVHSIPTRVLAQRLGILPQSPVAPEGLTVIDLVGRGRSPHQTWWRQWSAADEQAVGEALRATSMTALAHRAVEELSGGQRQRAWIAMAVAQGTPVMLLDEPTTYLDLAHQIDVLDLVTDLNRNQGRTVVMVLHDLNHACRYADHIIAMKSGRVVGEGTPADVITASTVEEVFGLSCVVGEDPVSGAPMVIPVGRHHTPRTADGAPVEGGDQGPAVR; via the coding sequence CTGCGTGCGTCCGGACTGCGCCTCGCCTACGACGGACGGGTCGTCGTGGACGGCCTCGACGTGGCGATCCCTGCGGGCCGTGTGACGGTGATCGTCGGCGCCAACGCCTGCGGGAAGTCCACCCTGCTGCGTGCCCTCGCGCGGCTGCTGAAGCCCAGGGCGGGCGCCGTGTACCTCGACGGACGCTCGGTCCACTCCATTCCCACCCGTGTGCTGGCCCAGCGGCTCGGGATACTGCCCCAGTCACCCGTGGCCCCAGAGGGTCTGACCGTCATCGACCTGGTGGGGCGGGGGCGTTCACCCCACCAGACCTGGTGGCGGCAGTGGTCGGCTGCCGACGAACAGGCCGTGGGTGAAGCGCTGCGCGCCACGTCGATGACCGCGCTCGCGCACCGCGCGGTGGAGGAACTCTCCGGCGGGCAGCGCCAGCGCGCCTGGATCGCCATGGCGGTCGCCCAGGGCACGCCGGTGATGCTGCTCGACGAGCCCACCACCTATCTGGACCTCGCCCACCAGATCGATGTCCTCGACCTCGTCACCGACCTGAACCGCAACCAGGGCCGGACGGTCGTGATGGTGCTGCACGACCTCAACCACGCCTGCCGCTACGCCGACCACATCATCGCCATGAAGAGCGGGCGCGTCGTGGGGGAGGGTACGCCCGCCGATGTGATCACCGCCTCGACGGTCGAGGAGGTCTTCGGGCTGAGCTGTGTCGTGGGGGAGGACCCGGTCAGTGGCGCGCCGATGGTGATCCCGGTCGGCCGTCACCACACGCCGCGGACCGCGGACGGCGCACCGGTGGAGGGCGGGGATCAGGGCCCTGCTGTCAGGTAG
- a CDS encoding methionyl-tRNA formyltransferase, with amino-acid sequence MRVVMFGYQTWGHRTLQALLESRHEVVLVVTHPRSEHAYERIWGDSVADLAEKHGVPVLLRNRPDDEELLRAIERAAPDLIVANNWRTWLPPEIFGLPPNGTLNIHDSLLPAYAGFSPLIWALINGETEVGVTAHRMNTELDMGDILLQRSVPVGATDTATDLFHRTVDLIAPIVTDALDLIASGRAVWTPQDTSQSSFFHKRSLEDSRIDWSWPAEALERLVRAQSDPYPNAFTHHRGERIRILSATVSKGRYGGTPGRVFIREGDGVVIVAGAEARSGHLPGLVVGRVRTEDGTELAASDYFRTMGGYLTAGP; translated from the coding sequence ATGCGGGTCGTCATGTTCGGCTATCAGACCTGGGGGCACCGGACGCTCCAGGCGCTGCTGGAATCCCGGCACGAAGTCGTCCTGGTGGTCACCCATCCGAGGAGCGAGCACGCCTACGAAAGGATCTGGGGCGACTCGGTGGCCGATCTCGCCGAAAAACACGGTGTGCCCGTGCTGCTGCGCAACCGGCCGGACGACGAAGAACTCCTGCGGGCGATCGAACGCGCCGCGCCCGACCTCATCGTGGCCAACAACTGGCGCACCTGGCTGCCCCCGGAGATCTTCGGCCTCCCCCCAAACGGCACGCTCAACATCCACGACTCGCTGCTGCCCGCGTACGCCGGCTTCTCACCGCTGATCTGGGCCCTCATCAACGGTGAGACGGAGGTCGGAGTCACCGCGCACCGGATGAACACCGAGCTCGACATGGGAGACATCCTGCTCCAGCGCTCGGTGCCGGTCGGAGCCACCGACACCGCGACGGACCTCTTCCACCGCACGGTGGACCTGATCGCTCCGATCGTGACCGACGCCCTCGACCTGATCGCGTCGGGGCGAGCCGTATGGACGCCGCAGGACACCTCGCAGTCGAGCTTCTTCCACAAGCGCTCGCTCGAGGACAGCCGGATCGACTGGAGCTGGCCCGCAGAAGCGCTCGAACGCCTCGTCCGCGCGCAGTCCGACCCATACCCGAACGCCTTCACACACCATCGGGGCGAACGGATCAGGATCCTCTCGGCGACCGTATCGAAGGGGCGCTACGGGGGCACGCCCGGACGCGTCTTCATCCGTGAAGGGGACGGGGTCGTCATCGTCGCCGGAGCCGAGGCGCGTTCGGGGCACCTTCCCGGGCTCGTGGTCGGTCGGGTGCGGACCGAGGACGGTACGGAACTCGCCGCGTCGGACTACTTCCGCACGATGGGGGGCTACCTGACAGCAGGGCCCTGA
- a CDS encoding SidA/IucD/PvdA family monooxygenase: MTTLHDDREHHREHVHDVVGIGFGPSNLALAIAIQERTATTPGLSGPEGFRAAFLERQPHFGWHRGMLIDDATMQVSFLKDLVTLRNPTSDFSFLAYLHDQGRLVDFLNQKTLYPLRIEFHDYLEWAAERLGHLVEYSADVVSVRPVAHEGEVRWFDVLSRDPASPGHRTVRRTRAIVVATGLEPRLPSGTALSERVWHNSELLPRVGDLLRSGTPVRRVVVLGAGQSAAEAVDFLHRSFPGAEICSVFAKYGYTPADDSPFANKIFDPEAVDVYFGAPPDVKRSLFDYHRGTNYSVVDMDLIQSLSRTMYREKVRGRQRLRMMNVSRIREVDIHAAGVRVAVEFLPTGEREVLAADLLVHATGYQPRGLGDDLGEVGKLCLRDEEDLIEVGRDHRVATVPNVTAGIYLQGGTEHTHGLTSTLLSTTAVRAGEICSSLVTQACARPSL; encoded by the coding sequence ATGACGACATTGCACGACGACCGGGAGCACCACCGCGAACACGTCCACGATGTCGTGGGAATCGGTTTCGGACCGTCGAACCTGGCACTCGCCATCGCGATCCAGGAGCGCACCGCGACGACTCCGGGCCTGTCGGGCCCGGAAGGGTTCCGCGCCGCCTTTCTGGAGCGCCAGCCGCATTTCGGCTGGCACCGCGGCATGCTGATCGACGACGCCACCATGCAGGTGTCCTTCCTCAAGGACCTGGTGACCCTGCGGAACCCGACCAGCGACTTCAGCTTCCTTGCCTATCTGCACGACCAGGGCAGGCTCGTCGACTTCCTCAACCAGAAGACCCTCTACCCGCTGCGCATCGAGTTCCACGACTACCTCGAATGGGCCGCCGAGCGACTCGGGCACCTCGTCGAGTACTCCGCGGACGTCGTGTCGGTGCGCCCCGTCGCACACGAAGGCGAGGTCCGCTGGTTCGATGTCCTCAGCCGTGACCCGGCCTCACCGGGACACCGCACGGTCCGCCGCACCCGAGCCATCGTGGTGGCGACCGGCCTTGAGCCGCGTCTTCCCTCGGGCACCGCGCTCTCCGAGCGTGTGTGGCACAACAGCGAGCTGCTGCCCCGAGTCGGCGATCTGCTCCGCTCCGGCACCCCGGTGCGCCGAGTCGTCGTCCTCGGCGCCGGGCAGAGCGCCGCCGAGGCGGTCGACTTCCTCCACCGCAGCTTCCCCGGCGCCGAGATCTGCTCGGTGTTCGCCAAATACGGCTACACGCCGGCCGACGACAGCCCGTTCGCGAACAAGATCTTCGACCCCGAAGCCGTCGACGTCTACTTCGGTGCGCCACCGGACGTGAAGCGGTCGCTCTTCGACTACCACCGGGGCACCAACTACTCGGTGGTGGACATGGACCTGATCCAGTCGCTGTCCCGCACGATGTACCGGGAGAAGGTCCGGGGCAGGCAGCGCCTTCGCATGATGAACGTCTCCCGCATCCGGGAGGTCGACATACACGCTGCCGGCGTCCGGGTGGCCGTCGAGTTCCTCCCGACGGGCGAACGCGAGGTGCTCGCCGCGGATCTGCTGGTGCACGCGACCGGCTATCAGCCGCGGGGACTCGGCGACGACCTCGGCGAGGTCGGCAAACTCTGCCTGCGCGACGAGGAGGACCTCATCGAGGTGGGTCGCGACCACCGGGTGGCGACCGTGCCGAACGTGACCGCGGGGATCTATCTCCAGGGCGGTACGGAACACACCCATGGCCTCACGTCGACCCTGCTGTCGACCACGGCCGTGCGTGCGGGCGAGATCTGCTCCTCTCTCGTCACTCAGGCTTGCGCGCGGCCCTCGCTCTGA
- a CDS encoding PepSY domain-containing protein, with protein MNVSPSTLRLRAALPTCVLVCSALLVTACSGDEGTKGSAAAPTADASSSPSPGDTSEDNGNLAELKALLPAAKITWDKAASIAVGEVSGSELVEIDLTRFQRGSTVSPAPSPGSPEWAADVATADGTVHRVLVDAVSGQVLQSEPETDQDADDKRAVAGMLAKAQVTAEQAVKTATDKQQGTVTDVHLDSGDNTPVWSVDIVNQNDWRFANVDVDATSGKILRAQVNQIETDHTENQG; from the coding sequence ATGAACGTATCGCCATCCACGCTTCGTCTGCGCGCCGCGCTTCCCACCTGTGTCCTCGTCTGCAGCGCCCTCCTCGTCACCGCGTGCAGCGGTGACGAGGGGACAAAGGGCTCGGCGGCGGCACCGACCGCCGACGCCAGCAGTTCTCCCAGCCCTGGTGACACCTCCGAGGACAACGGCAACCTTGCCGAACTCAAGGCTCTGCTCCCCGCAGCCAAGATCACGTGGGACAAGGCGGCGAGCATCGCGGTCGGCGAGGTCTCCGGGAGCGAACTGGTCGAGATCGACCTGACCCGCTTTCAGCGGGGCAGCACCGTCAGCCCCGCGCCGAGCCCCGGCAGCCCCGAGTGGGCCGCCGACGTGGCGACCGCGGACGGCACCGTGCACCGGGTCCTGGTGGACGCGGTGTCCGGCCAGGTGCTCCAGTCCGAGCCGGAGACCGACCAGGACGCCGACGACAAGCGCGCGGTCGCCGGGATGTTGGCCAAGGCCCAGGTCACCGCGGAGCAGGCGGTCAAGACCGCGACCGACAAGCAGCAGGGCACCGTCACCGACGTCCATCTGGACAGCGGTGACAACACCCCCGTCTGGTCCGTCGACATCGTCAACCAGAACGACTGGCGCTTTGCGAACGTCGACGTCGACGCCACCAGCGGCAAAATCCTGCGCGCTCAGGTCAACCAGATCGAAACGGACCACACGGAGAACCAGGGCTGA
- a CDS encoding serine/threonine-protein kinase, translating into MPNGGERVRVLAQRYELVETVGRGGMGEVWSATDRELARRVAVKVLPPELTRYEEFRNRFRREARTVASLSHRGIAVLHDVGEDTESGEEGETTPFLVMEFIEGRTLAQLLSDGPFAVERALAVVRDITDALAHSHGRGLVHRDIKPSNVMLSSDGDVKILDFGIAKVIAETSTRLTVTGMAVGTPAYLSPEQLEGRLVDGRSDVYSTGCLLYELLTGRPPFIGDSPFAVMNQHLSKEPLSPSLLRPQIPAQVDALVLRALAKGYEQRYASAAEMRLALTEALERRPAAARTAAIGPVQTDTDTETAPTEAQAQAPTRTAVPLARVSPETVLPVPPAYAPNAAIAGAGTGSAGATPTTADTVVAGVAPATAKRRWSVPYDRVVGAFGILASGFAALAIAEPAYAVAWVAATVLGLGACRWLPLTSALLWWGAGGLVFAGIEAGGRGEGYDYTSVSESDFDSTLYSYNPDDGSYTELPEDSYGDSVFEKNYDDTYSSASGETSYYYDEYAGHEALGLPVLLLAVLCLARALHPRHRSVVGGVCGLTLAGLGIGWLAFDTAPQTAVYSVAWGLVIAGSSVTEVRQRRSLRWRRADARP; encoded by the coding sequence ATGCCGAATGGGGGCGAACGGGTGCGGGTACTCGCGCAGCGGTACGAGTTGGTGGAGACAGTGGGCCGCGGCGGGATGGGTGAGGTCTGGAGTGCGACAGACCGGGAGCTCGCACGTCGTGTCGCCGTGAAGGTGCTGCCGCCGGAACTCACCCGGTACGAGGAGTTCCGCAACCGCTTCCGCCGCGAGGCGCGTACGGTCGCCTCGCTCAGCCACCGGGGCATCGCGGTCCTCCACGACGTGGGCGAGGACACCGAGAGCGGCGAGGAGGGTGAGACCACGCCGTTCCTGGTCATGGAGTTCATCGAGGGCCGCACCCTGGCGCAGTTGCTCTCCGACGGTCCGTTCGCGGTCGAGCGCGCACTCGCCGTCGTGCGGGACATCACCGACGCCCTCGCCCACAGCCATGGACGCGGGCTGGTCCATCGGGACATCAAGCCGTCCAATGTGATGCTCAGCTCCGACGGCGACGTGAAGATCCTGGACTTCGGCATCGCGAAAGTCATCGCAGAGACCTCGACCCGGCTGACCGTGACGGGAATGGCCGTCGGAACCCCCGCGTATCTCTCCCCTGAGCAGTTGGAGGGCCGGCTCGTCGACGGCCGCTCCGACGTGTACTCCACCGGCTGCCTGCTCTACGAGCTCCTCACGGGACGGCCCCCCTTCATCGGAGACTCGCCGTTCGCGGTGATGAACCAGCACCTCAGCAAGGAACCGCTCAGCCCGTCGCTGCTGCGCCCCCAGATCCCCGCGCAGGTGGACGCCTTGGTCCTGCGGGCGCTGGCCAAGGGCTACGAGCAGCGGTACGCCAGTGCGGCCGAGATGCGGCTGGCGCTGACCGAAGCCCTGGAGCGCCGCCCTGCGGCGGCGCGTACCGCGGCCATCGGACCGGTGCAGACGGATACGGATACGGAGACGGCTCCCACCGAAGCCCAGGCGCAGGCGCCCACGCGGACGGCGGTCCCGCTGGCCCGAGTGTCACCGGAGACCGTGCTCCCCGTGCCGCCGGCCTACGCGCCGAACGCGGCGATCGCGGGCGCGGGCACGGGAAGCGCCGGTGCGACACCGACGACTGCGGACACGGTCGTAGCAGGTGTCGCACCGGCAACCGCCAAGCGCCGATGGTCAGTGCCCTACGACCGCGTGGTCGGGGCGTTCGGCATCCTCGCATCCGGCTTCGCGGCGCTCGCCATCGCGGAACCCGCCTACGCGGTGGCATGGGTGGCCGCCACCGTGCTCGGTCTTGGCGCATGCCGCTGGCTTCCCCTGACCTCCGCCCTGCTGTGGTGGGGCGCCGGAGGGCTGGTCTTCGCGGGCATCGAGGCCGGTGGCCGCGGCGAGGGGTACGACTACACCTCCGTCTCCGAGTCGGACTTCGACAGCACCCTCTACTCCTACAACCCGGACGACGGCTCGTACACGGAGCTTCCCGAGGACTCGTATGGTGACAGCGTCTTCGAGAAGAACTACGACGACACCTACAGCTCCGCGTCGGGCGAGACGAGCTACTACTACGACGAGTACGCCGGCCATGAGGCGCTGGGCCTGCCCGTGCTGCTGCTCGCGGTGCTCTGCCTGGCCAGAGCCCTGCATCCACGCCATCGATCGGTGGTCGGGGGCGTCTGCGGTCTCACCCTGGCCGGGCTCGGAATCGGCTGGCTGGCCTTCGACACGGCCCCGCAGACCGCTGTGTACTCGGTCGCATGGGGCTTGGTGATCGCAGGGTCCTCCGTCACCGAGGTACGGCAACGGCGCTCGCTGCGGTGGAGGAGAGCCGATGCCCGCCCCTGA
- a CDS encoding N,N-dimethylformamidase beta subunit family domain-containing protein: protein MAQHDGGVPGAVGPRSPERRRILGLAAAALVTAGHRTPSTSVVDSREDRGQAFDVGEENRRPGASDWRIVQPGPPHAIEGFAEQASVPAGRPAALRVSTTAATFTVSAYRMGWYGGALARLVWRSGRLRGNAQTPPSIAEGTRTVRCDWRRTLEVDTSGWPEGCYLLRLDAGEGQGQRYVPLTIRSSSAAGRVMVVNSVATWQAYNTWGGIDLYKGADGKKKSRALAVSFDRPYANAYGAGQYFVYEAPLVALAERMGLPLAYATGVDIAREARLLDGAVAMLSLGHDEYWSPEQRQHVAAARDGGMNLAVLGANCCYRRIRFEPTTVGTDRLVVCYKDDYAEDPGFRQGLPPTNDYRRKPASEPESSLLGVLYDGYPVDAPLVVSHPDHWLLEGSGTRPGDSFPHLVGVEFDRVNPARPTPRPLEILAHSPVVCKGRPSHADMAYCSLNGGAGLFATGTMRWVEALKATGQGSKGANHGLDGRAGDFTRTVTSNLLRAFARGPAGRTNPALDNVGDHYGPDGAPIAP, encoded by the coding sequence ATGGCTCAGCATGATGGCGGAGTTCCCGGAGCGGTGGGCCCGCGGTCCCCGGAGCGCAGGCGGATACTGGGACTCGCTGCCGCCGCTCTCGTGACGGCAGGCCACCGAACGCCTTCCACCTCCGTCGTCGACTCCCGCGAAGATCGAGGGCAGGCGTTCGATGTGGGGGAGGAGAACCGCCGCCCCGGAGCCTCCGACTGGCGCATCGTCCAGCCGGGCCCACCGCATGCCATCGAGGGGTTCGCCGAGCAGGCGAGTGTGCCCGCCGGCCGGCCTGCCGCTCTCCGCGTCTCGACCACGGCCGCCACCTTCACGGTGTCGGCCTACCGGATGGGCTGGTACGGAGGTGCACTGGCCCGTCTCGTCTGGCGCTCGGGAAGGCTCCGGGGCAACGCCCAGACTCCCCCGTCGATCGCGGAGGGGACGAGGACGGTGCGCTGCGACTGGCGGCGCACGCTGGAGGTGGACACATCCGGCTGGCCGGAAGGCTGCTATCTGCTGAGACTCGACGCCGGCGAAGGACAAGGGCAACGCTATGTGCCGCTGACCATCCGCTCCTCGTCCGCGGCGGGCCGGGTGATGGTGGTCAACTCGGTCGCCACCTGGCAGGCGTACAACACCTGGGGCGGCATCGACCTCTACAAGGGCGCCGACGGCAAGAAGAAGTCGCGTGCACTGGCGGTGTCCTTCGACCGCCCCTACGCCAACGCGTACGGCGCCGGTCAGTACTTCGTCTACGAGGCACCGCTCGTCGCGCTGGCGGAGCGGATGGGCCTGCCGCTCGCCTATGCCACGGGAGTGGACATCGCCCGTGAGGCGCGGCTGCTCGACGGCGCCGTGGCCATGCTGTCGCTCGGGCACGATGAGTACTGGTCGCCCGAACAGCGACAGCACGTGGCCGCGGCACGGGACGGAGGAATGAACCTGGCCGTGCTCGGCGCCAACTGCTGCTACCGGCGGATCCGGTTCGAGCCCACGACCGTCGGCACCGACCGGCTCGTGGTCTGCTACAAGGATGACTACGCCGAGGACCCGGGATTCCGCCAGGGGCTGCCACCCACCAACGACTACCGCCGCAAACCCGCTTCGGAGCCGGAGAGTTCCCTGCTCGGGGTGCTCTACGACGGCTACCCCGTCGATGCGCCGCTCGTGGTCTCCCACCCGGACCACTGGCTGCTCGAAGGATCCGGCACCCGACCGGGTGACTCCTTCCCCCACCTCGTCGGTGTCGAATTCGACCGTGTGAACCCGGCACGTCCCACGCCCAGGCCACTGGAGATCCTCGCCCATTCACCTGTTGTGTGCAAAGGGCGTCCTTCGCACGCCGACATGGCCTACTGCTCGCTGAACGGCGGCGCCGGCCTCTTCGCCACAGGCACCATGCGCTGGGTCGAGGCACTGAAAGCGACCGGGCAGGGCAGCAAAGGCGCGAACCACGGACTGGACGGCCGCGCCGGCGACTTCACCCGCACCGTCACATCGAACCTCCTGCGGGCATTCGCGCGAGGACCGGCCGGGCGTACCAACCCGGCATTGGACAACGTGGGTGACCACTACGGCCCCGACGGCGCGCCGATCGCCCCGTGA
- a CDS encoding LCP family protein, whose translation MRRLAVGLALLSSLAGAPLLPEQSGSTAEQEVQPAGRGTNILIVGIDSRAGLSADEKRRLHVGGKGCECTDVMMLVHLSEDERRASIVSIPRDSYVQYATPAGSTDPGPWAKINGAFKIGRGPLAVRTVEKATGLRVDHYLETGFTGFEQTVDGLGGATVCTDKPLKDENSGLDITAGTHRLDGNGALRYARARHINRPGDLGRVRRQQRLLASMLEDLTVRGALADPVSTARTARTLLQSVRTDERTSLTDLVRIGWALGRMSPAQTEFATVPISDFDHRVAGVGSTLLWHKARSRALWEALSADRPITGDTRILPVPRTRAETNPAGINVRVDDATVAAALRRNKFVVTDTSASAPAARPAGPPVITYPAGQEADAATLAAALPGARFKADPRPGDVFDILVGSEPVVVRKVTYDRNVAEGAPVTADHLRCGGTTTTSALRH comes from the coding sequence ATGCGCCGACTCGCCGTCGGGCTGGCCCTGTTGTCCTCCCTGGCCGGCGCGCCCTTGCTCCCGGAGCAGTCCGGCTCCACCGCCGAGCAGGAGGTCCAGCCCGCCGGCCGCGGCACGAACATCCTGATCGTGGGCATCGACAGCCGCGCCGGCCTGTCCGCGGACGAGAAGCGGCGGCTCCACGTCGGTGGCAAAGGGTGCGAGTGCACCGACGTCATGATGCTCGTGCATCTCTCCGAGGACGAACGCCGCGCCAGCATCGTCTCCATCCCCAGGGACAGCTACGTCCAGTACGCGACCCCGGCCGGCTCCACCGACCCCGGCCCCTGGGCGAAGATCAACGGCGCGTTCAAGATCGGCCGGGGCCCGCTCGCCGTACGCACCGTCGAGAAGGCCACCGGTCTGCGCGTCGACCACTACCTCGAAACCGGGTTCACCGGTTTCGAGCAGACGGTCGACGGCCTCGGCGGGGCGACGGTGTGCACCGACAAGCCACTCAAGGACGAGAACTCCGGCCTCGACATCACCGCGGGAACCCACCGCCTCGACGGCAACGGCGCACTGCGCTACGCCCGGGCCCGGCACATCAACCGCCCAGGGGACCTCGGCCGTGTCCGCCGCCAGCAGCGCCTGCTCGCCTCCATGCTGGAGGACCTGACCGTCCGGGGCGCTCTCGCCGACCCGGTGAGCACCGCGCGAACGGCCCGGACCCTTCTCCAGTCCGTACGCACGGACGAACGGACGAGTCTGACCGACCTGGTCCGCATCGGCTGGGCACTGGGCAGAATGTCACCCGCGCAGACCGAGTTCGCCACCGTACCGATCTCCGACTTCGACCACCGGGTGGCAGGCGTCGGCTCCACACTCCTGTGGCACAAGGCCCGCTCCCGAGCCCTCTGGGAGGCACTGAGCGCCGACCGGCCCATCACCGGTGACACCCGTATCCTCCCCGTCCCCCGCACCCGCGCCGAGACGAACCCCGCGGGAATCAACGTACGGGTCGACGACGCCACCGTCGCCGCAGCGCTGCGCCGCAACAAGTTCGTCGTGACGGACACCTCCGCGTCGGCCCCGGCCGCACGCCCCGCAGGACCCCCGGTCATCACCTACCCGGCAGGGCAGGAGGCGGACGCCGCCACACTGGCCGCAGCCCTCCCCGGAGCACGGTTCAAGGCGGACCCGCGGCCCGGGGACGTCTTCGACATCCTCGTCGGCTCCGAGCCCGTCGTGGTCAGGAAGGTCACATACGACCGCAACGTCGCCGAAGGCGCCCCCGTCACCGCCGACCACCTGCGCTGCGGCGGCACCACCACCACGTCTGCCCTGCGTCACTGA